In a genomic window of Oncorhynchus keta strain PuntledgeMale-10-30-2019 chromosome 26, Oket_V2, whole genome shotgun sequence:
- the LOC118358834 gene encoding sterol carrier protein 2-like → MVVSNVKMRESQVVSSQRIQAVNTNAESSLERFKAYAVFQEIKKKLEEDGESFVKKIGGVFAFKVKDGPDGEEATWIVDVKNGKGCVHNDTAKKADCTIAMLDADLLSLMTGKMNPQTAFFQGKLKITGNMGMAMKLQSLQLQPGKAKL, encoded by the exons ATGGTTGTTTCAAATGTCAAAATGCGCGAATCACAGGTTGTAAG ctcccagAGAATCCAGGCAGTTAACACCAATGCAGAGAGCAGCTTGGAGAGGTTCAAGGCCTATGCAGTCTTCCAGGAGATAAAAAAGAAGCTGGAGGAG GATGGGGAGTCATTTGTGAAGAAGATTGGGGGGGTGTTTGCCTTCAAGGTCAAGGATGGTCCGGATGGTGAAGAGGCGACCTGGATAGTGGACGTGAAGAATGGCAAGGGTTGCGTTCACAATGACACAG CAAAGAAAGCGGACTGCACCATCGCCATGTTGGATGCAGACCTGCTGTCCTTGATGACGGGGAAAATGAACCCACAGACA GCGTTCTTCCAGGGCAAGCTGAAGATCACAGGGAATATGGGAATGGCCATGAAGCTCCAGAGTTTGCAGTTGCAGCCAGGCAAAGCCAAGCTGTGA
- the LOC118358835 gene encoding protein mago nashi homolog gives MSTSDFYLRYYVGHKGKFGHEFLEFEFRPDGKLRYANNSNYKNDVMIRKEAYVHKSVMEELKRIIDDSEITKEDDALWPPPDRVGRQVCPFYSHIPK, from the exons ATGTCAACGAGTGACTTTTATTTGAGATATTATGTCGGGCACAAGGGAAAGTTTGGACACGAGTTCTTGGAATTTGAGTTTAGACCAGACG GTAAGCTGAGATACGCGAACAACAGCAACTACAAGAATGATGTCATGATCAGGAAAGAG GCGTACGTACACAAAAGTGTGATGGAGGAACTGAAGAGGATCATAGATGACAGTGAGATCACCAAGGAAGATGATGCATTGTGGCCACCCCCAGACAGAGTGGGCAGACAGGTCTGTCCATTCTACTCACACATACCTAAATAA